One segment of Halococcus salsus DNA contains the following:
- a CDS encoding formate/nitrite transporter family protein, translating to MSADSPSPVDESNDSKGLDRRRRIREFLDRSRSGAPAAGEAIRDRFSGDEVFERVVATASYEFSCSDRQLFLSGLAAGLSIVLSFLTRATVVATIPGPAGEVLSYLLYPIGFVFIVIGGYQLFTENTLTPVTLVLTRIASVPLLLRVWGIVLVANLLGAIAGGFLLAETPIFTPEAARAATEIGHHALDTPWFGLFFKGLIAGWLVAGMVWVTHAVRESTARVVLVVFIMALIPANGLFHCIIATCEAFYVAFGSSVGFATALLGVTLPITLGNTVGGVILVALLNYGHTQNSSLDESERRDFKLQWFEWLFEQSPRE from the coding sequence ATGAGCGCCGACTCGCCGAGCCCGGTCGACGAATCGAACGACTCGAAGGGGCTCGATCGTCGCCGTCGGATACGGGAGTTCCTCGATCGGTCCCGGAGCGGCGCGCCGGCCGCGGGCGAGGCGATCCGTGACCGCTTCTCGGGCGACGAGGTGTTCGAGCGGGTGGTGGCGACCGCCTCCTACGAGTTCAGCTGTAGCGACCGCCAACTGTTCCTGAGCGGGCTCGCTGCCGGCCTCTCGATCGTGCTCTCCTTTCTGACTCGCGCCACCGTGGTCGCGACGATACCCGGCCCGGCGGGCGAGGTCCTGAGCTACCTGCTCTATCCCATCGGGTTCGTCTTCATCGTGATTGGCGGCTATCAGCTGTTCACCGAGAACACCCTGACCCCCGTCACGCTCGTCCTGACGCGGATCGCGAGCGTCCCACTCTTACTCCGCGTCTGGGGGATCGTCCTCGTCGCGAACCTCCTCGGCGCGATAGCGGGCGGGTTCCTCCTCGCCGAGACGCCGATATTCACGCCGGAAGCCGCGCGCGCCGCGACCGAGATCGGCCATCACGCGCTCGACACGCCGTGGTTCGGGCTGTTCTTCAAGGGACTCATCGCGGGCTGGCTGGTCGCGGGGATGGTCTGGGTCACCCACGCCGTCCGGGAGTCGACCGCCCGCGTGGTTCTCGTGGTGTTCATCATGGCGTTGATCCCCGCGAACGGCCTCTTTCACTGTATCATCGCGACCTGTGAGGCCTTCTACGTCGCGTTCGGGAGTTCCGTTGGTTTCGCCACCGCGCTGCTCGGCGTGACGCTCCCCATCACCCTCGGCAACACCGTCGGCGGCGTCATCCTGGTCGCGTTGTTGAACTACGGCCACACCCAGAACAGTTCGCTCGACGAGAGCGAACGCCGGGACTTCAAACTCCAGTGGTTCGAGTGGCTGTTCGAGCAGTCCCCGCGGGAGTGA
- a CDS encoding acyl-CoA dehydrogenase family protein: MDFSLSAEQRQIQGMVTEFVDEEVVPRAAEIDHDDEFPADLVREMGELGLMGMPFPEEYGGAGLDYHSYALGLAEIARGSGGLGTVVAAHISLAGNMLYEFGTEDQKEEFLTPLAEGRDIGAFALSEAGAGSDVPAMTTTARKEGDEYVVDGGKLWISNGSVADTVTLFAKTDPDAGNKGISSFVVRPEEDEGFHVEGTEDKLGDKGCPTAELRFSEMRIPEDRRLGEEGRGFVHALKTLNGGRITIAARGVGIAQAALDAALDYAQDREQFDQPISEFQTIQHKLADMDTKVSAARLLMHQAADLKMRGEDFRKEAAQAKLYASEVSREVANEGVQIHGGYGYTKDFPAERFYRDAKLNEIYEGTSEVLRNTIAGNLLD; this comes from the coding sequence ATGGACTTCAGCCTCTCGGCCGAGCAACGACAGATCCAGGGGATGGTCACCGAGTTCGTCGACGAGGAGGTCGTGCCTCGCGCCGCCGAGATCGACCACGACGACGAGTTCCCGGCCGACCTCGTTCGCGAGATGGGCGAACTCGGTCTGATGGGGATGCCCTTCCCCGAGGAGTACGGCGGTGCAGGGCTCGACTACCACTCCTACGCGCTCGGCCTCGCCGAGATCGCGCGCGGCTCGGGTGGGTTGGGGACCGTGGTGGCCGCCCACATCAGTCTCGCGGGCAACATGCTCTACGAGTTCGGAACGGAGGACCAAAAAGAGGAGTTCCTGACCCCGCTGGCCGAGGGCCGCGACATCGGGGCGTTCGCGCTCTCGGAGGCCGGCGCGGGCAGCGACGTGCCGGCGATGACGACCACGGCCCGAAAGGAGGGCGACGAGTACGTGGTCGACGGCGGCAAGCTCTGGATCTCGAACGGCTCGGTGGCCGACACCGTCACCCTGTTCGCCAAGACCGACCCCGACGCCGGCAACAAGGGCATCTCCTCGTTCGTCGTGCGGCCCGAGGAGGACGAGGGCTTCCACGTCGAGGGGACGGAGGACAAACTCGGCGACAAGGGCTGTCCGACCGCGGAACTCCGGTTCTCGGAGATGCGGATCCCCGAGGACCGACGGCTCGGCGAGGAGGGTCGGGGGTTCGTCCACGCGCTCAAGACCCTCAACGGGGGGCGGATCACCATCGCCGCCCGCGGGGTCGGGATCGCCCAGGCCGCACTCGATGCGGCGCTCGACTACGCCCAGGACCGCGAGCAGTTCGACCAGCCCATCTCGGAGTTTCAGACCATTCAGCACAAACTCGCCGACATGGACACCAAGGTTTCTGCCGCCCGCCTCCTGATGCACCAGGCGGCGGACCTGAAGATGCGCGGTGAGGACTTCCGGAAGGAGGCCGCCCAGGCGAAGCTCTACGCCAGCGAGGTGAGCCGTGAGGTCGCGAACGAGGGCGTCCAGATCCACGGCGGCTACGGCTACACGAAGGACTTTCCCGCCGAGCGCTTCTACCGCGACGCCAAGCTCAACGAGATCTACGAGGGGACCAGCGAAGTCCTCAGAAACACCATCGCGGGCAACCTGCTCGATTGA
- a CDS encoding DUF7111 family protein gives MTPEAEASADGITARYTETDGERVLEFSRDGATAAVAQNVDGYAMLKVRPTADGDELERYYGFDMALDHAAELLGVSPHDLPVPDAAADMGM, from the coding sequence ATGACCCCCGAGGCGGAAGCCAGCGCCGACGGCATCACCGCGCGCTACACCGAGACCGACGGCGAGCGCGTGCTCGAATTCTCGCGCGACGGCGCGACCGCGGCGGTCGCCCAGAACGTCGACGGCTACGCCATGCTCAAGGTCCGGCCCACGGCGGACGGTGACGAACTCGAACGCTACTACGGCTTCGACATGGCGCTCGACCACGCCGCCGAGTTGCTCGGCGTCTCGCCGCACGACCTCCCGGTGCCCGACGCCGCCGCCGACATGGGGATGTGA
- a CDS encoding GNAT family N-acetyltransferase produces the protein MTGNEGGVSVERSGFEAYETGIETLLGEYHRSVADGHRDYLARHAPEYEFSPAAYVRDETETDLAYLGANDDRRPLVVAVDGDDVVGCVYLYELTDDEAEIKRLYVREAYRGRGVGRRLLERLIEVAENEGYRSLRLDTAPYMEGAQHLYRQLGFDTYEGGASVTDVPDPLLDDLVFMRRRLDGR, from the coding sequence ATGACGGGGAACGAAGGCGGTGTTTCGGTCGAGCGCAGTGGATTCGAGGCGTACGAGACCGGCATCGAGACGCTCCTCGGGGAGTACCATCGGTCGGTCGCGGACGGCCATCGTGACTACCTCGCTCGCCACGCGCCCGAGTACGAGTTCTCCCCGGCCGCGTACGTTCGGGACGAGACCGAGACGGATCTCGCGTATCTCGGTGCGAACGACGACCGGCGACCGCTGGTGGTCGCGGTGGACGGCGACGACGTCGTCGGCTGTGTCTACCTGTACGAGCTCACCGACGACGAGGCCGAGATAAAGCGGCTCTACGTTCGCGAGGCGTATCGCGGCCGTGGAGTGGGCCGCCGACTCCTCGAACGGCTGATCGAGGTCGCCGAGAACGAAGGCTATCGCTCGCTCCGTCTCGACACCGCCCCGTACATGGAGGGCGCACAACACCTCTACCGGCAGTTGGGTTTCGACACCTACGAAGGCGGGGCGTCGGTCACCGACGTTCCCGACCCGCTCCTCGATGACCTCGTCTTCATGCGCCGCCGTCTCGACGGGCGATAG
- a CDS encoding putative quinol monooxygenase: MLVVHASFPVDPAHRDDALELLPDLVEGSRAEDGVIEYRATTDVTDPNIIRFFERYEDEEAFAAHGQSDHFGTFEDAVGEYLAGEPEVVQFEVDSVTER, translated from the coding sequence ATGTTAGTCGTTCACGCGAGCTTTCCGGTCGACCCGGCCCACCGAGACGACGCGCTCGAACTCCTCCCCGACCTCGTTGAGGGGTCGCGGGCCGAGGACGGCGTGATCGAGTATCGGGCGACGACGGACGTCACCGACCCCAATATCATCCGCTTCTTCGAGCGCTACGAGGACGAGGAGGCGTTCGCGGCCCACGGCCAGTCCGACCACTTCGGGACCTTCGAGGACGCGGTCGGCGAGTATCTCGCCGGCGAACCCGAGGTCGTTCAGTTCGAGGTCGACTCCGTCACCGAACGCTGA
- a CDS encoding DUF5800 family protein — MTLLSFDEQGVDVVYEGTEFRLERALIEEAIGKTYPEVTDHEVLKIVEPDPTLSGEPRRIAEITA, encoded by the coding sequence ATGACCCTCCTCTCGTTCGACGAACAGGGTGTGGACGTGGTCTATGAGGGTACCGAGTTCCGGCTCGAACGCGCGCTGATCGAAGAGGCCATCGGCAAGACCTATCCCGAGGTCACCGACCACGAGGTGCTCAAGATCGTCGAGCCCGACCCGACCCTCTCGGGCGAACCCCGCCGCATCGCCGAAATAACCGCCTGA
- a CDS encoding polymer-forming cytoskeletal protein, with amino-acid sequence MSFRSDPLSELVVPDGTTVEEHDIVTDADVIVGTQSTIALGVRARNVVAGERVTFDGDIEASGDCRLDMWCEVNGNVLVGADAYIGERVEIGGQLVVAGDLDIGDDVTIEEGFDANGWIVIRNPVPTLVFLFTYLTHLLRRGEEELADDVLSEVFEGHDDQPLVVPKNATLGDDAWRVSTPARVGDDCRLHGNLRAETISVGANDEIFGSLRARESITLDEGTVVHGDVTTSDGAVEVAAGAHIRGDIACERLRLHEGAVVEGQMRARGEMTVVRAQRGVDTAASDTETETVTSADDVDGTVESDDERTEPDGSKGSFTPPK; translated from the coding sequence GTGTCGTTCCGCTCGGACCCCCTCTCCGAACTCGTCGTCCCCGATGGGACCACGGTCGAGGAACACGATATCGTGACCGATGCCGACGTGATCGTCGGAACACAGAGCACGATAGCGCTCGGCGTCCGGGCCCGGAACGTCGTCGCGGGCGAGCGCGTCACGTTCGACGGGGACATCGAGGCGAGCGGCGACTGCCGGCTCGATATGTGGTGTGAAGTCAACGGCAACGTGCTCGTTGGCGCGGACGCCTACATCGGCGAGCGCGTCGAGATCGGTGGCCAGCTCGTCGTCGCGGGCGACCTCGACATCGGCGACGACGTCACCATCGAGGAGGGGTTCGACGCCAACGGCTGGATCGTCATCCGCAACCCCGTGCCGACGCTGGTCTTCCTCTTCACCTACCTCACCCACCTCCTCCGACGCGGCGAGGAGGAGCTCGCCGACGACGTACTCTCGGAGGTGTTCGAGGGCCACGACGACCAGCCGCTCGTCGTCCCGAAGAACGCGACGCTCGGCGACGACGCCTGGCGGGTCTCGACGCCCGCCCGGGTCGGCGACGACTGTCGGCTCCACGGCAACCTCCGCGCCGAGACCATTTCGGTCGGTGCGAACGACGAGATATTCGGGAGCCTCCGAGCGCGCGAGTCGATCACCCTCGATGAGGGCACCGTCGTCCACGGCGACGTCACGACCAGCGACGGCGCGGTCGAGGTCGCGGCGGGGGCCCACATCCGCGGCGACATCGCGTGCGAACGGCTCCGCCTCCACGAGGGCGCGGTGGTCGAGGGGCAGATGCGCGCCCGCGGCGAGATGACGGTCGTCCGGGCCCAGCGCGGGGTCGACACCGCGGCGTCGGATACCGAAACCGAGACGGTGACGAGCGCCGACGACGTCGACGGAACGGTCGAGTCGGACGACGAGCGAACCGAACCCGACGGATCGAAAGGCAGTTTCACGCCGCCGAAATAG
- a CDS encoding redox-regulated ATPase YchF — protein sequence MLSLALAGKPNAGKSTFFAAATMADVDVANYPFTTIDPNRGVSHVRTDCPCLAREERCGDEHCHDGTRYVPIELLDVAGLVPGAHEGRGLGNQFLDELTNADVILNVVDSSGGTNAEGEPVEVGDHDPTEDVDFITEEIEQWLAGIVERNWETIARGSRAPNFSIDEAIREMLSGLGVGEAAITATLRELDYPTDPREWTDDHRTALARQVRERTKPLVVVANKADIAPAGALDALREAAGEAIPATAEGELALRRGAEAGAIDYHPGDPDFSIIGDLTDGQRAGLDQVRELMADHGGTGIQTALNTAVYDLLDHITVYPVQNETKWTDGQGNVLPDAFLVPRGSTPRDLAYAVHSDIGDGYLHAVDARSNRRVGEDHELSEGDVVKIVSTAT from the coding sequence ATGCTCTCGCTCGCGCTCGCCGGCAAGCCGAACGCCGGCAAATCTACGTTCTTCGCGGCGGCGACGATGGCCGACGTCGACGTCGCCAACTATCCCTTCACGACCATCGACCCGAACCGTGGGGTCTCCCACGTTCGCACCGACTGCCCCTGTCTCGCTCGCGAGGAGCGCTGTGGCGACGAACACTGTCACGACGGTACGCGTTACGTCCCCATCGAACTCCTCGACGTCGCGGGTCTCGTACCGGGGGCCCACGAAGGCCGCGGGCTGGGCAACCAGTTCCTCGACGAACTCACGAACGCCGACGTGATCCTGAACGTCGTGGATTCGTCGGGGGGGACCAACGCCGAGGGCGAACCCGTCGAGGTGGGCGATCACGACCCCACGGAGGACGTCGACTTCATCACCGAGGAGATCGAGCAGTGGCTCGCCGGTATCGTCGAGCGGAACTGGGAGACCATCGCCCGCGGGTCGCGCGCGCCGAACTTCTCGATCGACGAGGCGATCCGGGAGATGCTCTCGGGGCTCGGCGTCGGCGAGGCGGCCATCACCGCGACCCTCCGCGAGCTCGACTATCCCACGGACCCGCGCGAGTGGACCGACGACCACAGGACCGCCCTCGCCCGCCAGGTCCGCGAGCGAACCAAGCCCCTCGTCGTGGTGGCGAACAAGGCCGACATCGCACCCGCAGGCGCGCTCGACGCGCTCCGCGAGGCCGCGGGCGAGGCGATCCCGGCGACTGCGGAGGGCGAGCTCGCACTCCGGCGCGGCGCGGAGGCGGGAGCGATCGACTACCACCCCGGCGACCCCGACTTCTCCATCATTGGCGACCTCACCGACGGCCAGCGCGCAGGCCTCGACCAGGTCCGCGAACTCATGGCCGACCACGGTGGCACCGGGATCCAGACGGCGTTGAACACCGCCGTCTACGACCTGCTCGATCACATCACTGTGTACCCCGTCCAGAACGAGACGAAGTGGACCGACGGCCAGGGCAACGTCCTGCCCGACGCGTTTCTGGTTCCCCGGGGTTCGACCCCGCGCGACCTGGCCTACGCAGTCCACTCGGACATCGGGGATGGCTACCTTCACGCCGTGGACGCGCGCTCGAACCGGCGGGTGGGCGAAGACCACGAGCTCTCGGAGGGCGACGTGGTGAAGATCGTGAGCACGGCGACCTGA
- a CDS encoding histone acetyltransferase has protein sequence MEPSRISTEKLQPSQLFLSARKLREAREWFDFDAPHYEPVSVIQLEDEVVLIDGHTRVYLAFHAGAEEVLAHDVTAGNHPVVLYADCVMWCKRKGITSIADLDGRIVTHETYERRWIDRCRRVAAVLGN, from the coding sequence ATGGAACCGTCTCGGATTTCTACCGAGAAGCTACAACCGAGCCAGCTGTTTCTCAGCGCTAGGAAACTCCGTGAGGCGAGGGAATGGTTCGATTTCGACGCGCCGCATTACGAACCGGTCTCCGTTATCCAGCTTGAGGACGAGGTGGTACTCATCGACGGTCACACTCGGGTGTATCTCGCTTTCCACGCCGGTGCGGAGGAGGTGCTAGCCCACGATGTGACGGCTGGGAACCATCCGGTAGTGCTGTACGCCGACTGTGTCATGTGGTGCAAACGGAAGGGGATCACCTCGATCGCGGACCTTGACGGTCGGATAGTGACTCACGAGACCTACGAACGGAGGTGGATCGATCGGTGTCGCCGCGTGGCCGCCGTGCTCGGTAACTAG
- a CDS encoding UbiA family prenyltransferase produces MAVARHDSGTGAALSALASQVHPVFMLPPLAASVFGAVLAPATVPTAAAVHVAAMFFAVYTAHVKDGYVDFYVRGEDDDHPLTAGGCRLGLVCATLGFAACCSWLWLTAGLGAALVTLPTWLVAYLHAPQLDMHPVSATMGYPLGITLAILGGYYVQAVGFSVPVLGFAAVFLVLLSGIKVIDDAKDYDYDRSIDKRTVAVVLGRARARRSAYLLLALALLGTLAGAFLGVFPPSTGLAVVAFAGVALTTRRLDSRRATEVLMRGSYLFLGLLFLAVLIEPFSWI; encoded by the coding sequence ATGGCCGTCGCACGCCACGATTCGGGGACCGGGGCGGCGCTCTCCGCGCTCGCCTCACAGGTCCACCCGGTGTTCATGCTGCCGCCGCTCGCGGCCTCGGTCTTCGGTGCGGTGCTCGCGCCGGCGACCGTGCCAACAGCGGCGGCCGTCCACGTGGCGGCGATGTTCTTCGCCGTCTACACCGCCCACGTCAAGGACGGCTACGTCGACTTCTACGTTCGCGGGGAGGACGACGACCACCCGCTCACGGCCGGTGGCTGTCGCCTCGGGCTCGTCTGTGCCACCCTCGGCTTCGCGGCGTGCTGTAGCTGGCTCTGGCTGACCGCCGGACTCGGCGCGGCGCTCGTCACCCTCCCGACGTGGCTGGTCGCCTACCTCCACGCGCCACAGCTCGACATGCACCCCGTGAGCGCCACGATGGGCTACCCCCTCGGGATCACGCTCGCCATCCTCGGTGGCTACTACGTCCAAGCCGTCGGGTTCTCGGTTCCGGTCCTCGGTTTCGCCGCCGTCTTCCTCGTGTTGCTCTCGGGGATCAAGGTCATCGACGACGCGAAGGACTACGACTACGACCGCTCGATCGACAAACGGACCGTCGCGGTCGTCCTCGGACGGGCCCGCGCCCGCCGGAGCGCCTACCTCCTGTTGGCCCTCGCGCTTCTCGGAACCCTCGCCGGCGCGTTCCTCGGGGTCTTCCCGCCGAGCACCGGGCTCGCCGTCGTCGCCTTCGCCGGCGTGGCGCTCACCACCCGACGGCTCGACTCCCGACGCGCGACGGAGGTCCTGATGCGGGGGTCGTATCTGTTCCTCGGACTGCTCTTCCTCGCAGTCCTGATCGAGCCGTTCTCGTGGATCTGA
- a CDS encoding TIGR00341 family protein: MRLIKLVVPDGQRETVLDVLRTENIDRVVTEDASERDASTLVEFPLPTQAVEYVLGELREAGLDDTNYTVIATAETAKTTHYNELENRFVAGVEEDDSVAHEEIRAKALDMHRNPLTYYAMTLFSAVVAAAGLLLNSAAIVVGAMVIAPQVGSAMMSSVGIVLNDRKLIGLGLKSLAGGLTAAVLAGTVLAFALKAGGVVPATLDVSAVAQVSQRTSPGLLALAVAVCAGAAGAFGLSTGLSEALVGVMIAAALIPAAAAVGIGVAWGLPAVALGALALLVVNTVAVNLAGVLALVYLGYRPWTGNGTRSGLRRLAPALVALGVLLAVFAVSGTVMAGQVSFDRDINDAVETTLDQPAYAAVDLETVRTQVILTSLSDDRREVAVVVSRPTGESYPGLPQALAERIETRTGHAVDIELTIHDRRRFSPN, encoded by the coding sequence GTGCGGCTCATCAAGCTCGTCGTGCCCGATGGACAGCGCGAAACCGTTCTCGACGTTCTCCGGACCGAGAACATCGATCGGGTGGTGACCGAGGACGCGAGCGAGCGCGACGCTTCGACGCTGGTCGAGTTCCCGCTGCCGACACAGGCCGTCGAGTACGTTCTCGGCGAGCTCCGCGAGGCCGGGCTCGACGACACGAACTACACCGTGATCGCCACCGCCGAGACCGCGAAGACCACCCACTACAACGAACTGGAGAACCGGTTCGTCGCGGGCGTCGAGGAGGACGACAGCGTCGCCCACGAGGAGATCCGGGCGAAGGCGCTGGACATGCACCGGAACCCGCTGACCTACTACGCCATGACGCTGTTCAGCGCGGTGGTGGCGGCCGCGGGACTCCTCCTCAACTCCGCCGCGATCGTCGTCGGTGCGATGGTGATCGCTCCACAGGTCGGATCAGCGATGATGAGCAGCGTCGGGATCGTCCTCAACGACCGCAAGCTCATCGGTTTGGGACTCAAGTCGCTCGCTGGTGGCCTGACAGCGGCGGTCCTCGCGGGGACGGTGCTGGCGTTCGCGCTGAAGGCCGGCGGGGTGGTTCCGGCGACCCTCGACGTCTCGGCGGTGGCCCAGGTGAGCCAGCGAACGTCGCCGGGACTGTTGGCGCTCGCGGTGGCGGTCTGTGCCGGCGCGGCTGGCGCGTTCGGGCTCTCGACCGGGCTCTCGGAGGCGCTCGTGGGCGTGATGATCGCTGCAGCCCTGATCCCGGCCGCGGCGGCGGTGGGTATCGGGGTCGCGTGGGGACTCCCGGCGGTGGCGCTCGGTGCGCTCGCGCTCTTAGTCGTGAACACCGTCGCGGTCAACCTCGCGGGCGTGCTCGCGCTCGTCTACCTCGGCTACCGGCCGTGGACCGGCAACGGCACCCGGAGCGGGCTCCGACGGCTCGCACCGGCTCTGGTGGCGCTCGGGGTGCTACTGGCCGTGTTCGCCGTCTCGGGAACCGTGATGGCGGGCCAGGTCTCGTTCGACCGGGATATCAACGACGCCGTGGAGACGACCCTCGATCAGCCGGCCTACGCGGCCGTCGACCTCGAAACCGTCCGGACACAGGTGATACTCACGAGCCTGTCCGACGACCGACGCGAGGTCGCCGTGGTCGTGAGCCGGCCCACCGGCGAGTCGTATCCCGGCCTGCCGCAGGCACTCGCCGAGCGGATCGAGACGCGAACCGGCCACGCCGTCGACATCGAGCTCACGATCCACGACCGCCGCCGGTTCTCGCCGAACTGA